The proteins below are encoded in one region of Coffea arabica cultivar ET-39 chromosome 4c, Coffea Arabica ET-39 HiFi, whole genome shotgun sequence:
- the LOC140005141 gene encoding uncharacterized protein isoform X1, protein MSDEEWVKVATVDDTAVAELLVMLKQVKQPQPSPPPLPAKPALSLEWSVRQRRSKAVVVQAKNQAPRASPTTPLSWSGATSLSGGCVGGGCGSGGCSVDGGPEEESSRPYPLVRPSKRSGISRSKVIGTSENATNKRSRKKKTLAELKEEEDMLQKERRQLKRELATIRLNLEKERARNENFKRIKLELQAPPVVESGPTVKSDEAILDQHVQKMACVDPVSALLPAIIARNEEEGPVQPSAEVSCCEGNKELTASKFVLPDLNIPFEDNSSSDALCGVC, encoded by the exons ATGAGCGACGAAGAGTGGGTCAAAGTGGCGACGGTGGATGACACGGCGGTTGCTGAGCTGCTGGTTATGCTAAAGCAAGTCAAGCAGCCGCAGCCCTCCCCGCCGCCCTTGCCAGCAAAGCCGGCTTTATCGCTCGAGTGGAGCGTCCGGCAGAGGCGCTCTAAAGCTGTGGTAGTTCAGGCGAAGAACCAGGCTCCCAGGGCTAGTCCTACCACGCCTCTCTCATGGAGCGGCGCCACCTCTCTCAGTGGTGGCTGTGTGGGCGGTGGATGCGGAAGTGGCGGCTGCTCCGTCGATGGCGGTCCCGAGGAGGAGTCCAGCCGTCCTTATCCGTTAGTTCGCCCCTCTAAACGCTCCGGCATCTCAAGATCTAAG GTTATAGGAACGAGTGAAAATGCCACCAACAAGAGgtcaagaaagaagaag aCTTTAGCAGAGCTCAAAGAGGAGGAAGACATGTTGCAAAAGGAAAGAAGGCAGTTGAAGAGG GAATTGGCAACTATACGTCTCAATTTGGAGAAGGAGAGAGCTAGAAATGAAAACTTCAAGAGAATAAAG CTTGAGTTGCAAGCGCCTCCAGTAGTTGAAAGTGGTCCGACAGTCAAGTCTGATGAGGCAATTTTGGATCAACATGTTCAGAAGATGGCTTGTGTGGACCCTGTTTCGGCACTCTTACCTGCAATAATtgcaagaaatgaagaggaaGGACCAGTGCAACCATCTGCTGAAGTATCTTGTTGTGAAGGGAACAAGGAACTCACAGCTAGTAAATTTGTGCTTCCTGATCTAAACATTCCTTTTGAGGATAATTCCAGCTCCGACGCCTTGTGTGGGGTATGCTAG
- the LOC140005142 gene encoding uncharacterized protein produces the protein MAATTKLLQLRPKTLPLTTTTATTPAATSVHLFSSSTTPDPDNTPSPQSKPRPPPPQSQSQPQPQPQSQSPFSFSSYFNDVKASLKQQQQPQQSQWNPQSQPRRKPFSFASPVSKQSDQIEEIRKNLLEFRLRSAPPPPTPPPPPSSTSSTTSAPNSSRPISFQELYQRGLASKGQESAPGASEAVVKTSFRTIRDSLNQLKPSSTNQSQGGGRMNNAMPISRWKESLTTRPLDPSLPSLHQRGIGGSDHLPPSVFGQEMKGEDAKDGTQLQTEFVRIYSTRELGEKLRALRPERRDKKDWFSLEELSERLVKLRKMEEEEINSKPAGATWMTLRKSLQAISETQSEPKKHNIAILGQLAGPPLYMSSPPKEELVEKYFHPDHMSAAEKLKLELKKVRDKFKLSESDCGSARVQVAQLTTKIKHLSTVLHKKDKHSRKGLEEMVQRRKKLLKYLRRTDWDSYCFVLSKLGLRDSQDDYAKKKNYPSKKDHSGKKKALKN, from the exons ATGGCGGCAACCACCAAGCTCCTCCAACTCCGCCCTAAAACCCTCCCCctcaccaccaccaccgccaccacTCCAGCCGCCACTTCAGTTCATCTCTTTTCATCCTCCACCACCCCTGACCCTGACAATACCCCCTCCCCGCAATCCAAACCCCGTCCGCCACCACCACAATCCCAATCCCAACCCCAACCCCAACCCCAATCCCAATCCccattttcgttttcttcttaCTTCAATGATGTCAAAGCCAGCCTCAAACAGCAACAACAACCACAGCAATCACAATGGAACCCTCAATCCCAACCCCGTCGAAAACCATTCTCTTTCGCCTCCCCCGTCTCAAAGCAATCCGACCAGATAGAAGAAATCCGCAAAAATTTACTTGAGTTTCGCCTCCGTTCTGCACCCCCTCCTCCaacaccaccacctcctccatCCTCCACTTCTAGCACTACTTCTGCCCCGAATTCCTCCCGGCCCATTTCGTTTCAAGAACTTTACCAGCGGGGTCTCGCTTCCAAAGGTCAAGAGTCCGCCCCAGGTGCCTCGGAGGCAGTGGTGAAGACTTCATTCAGGACTATCCGCGACAGCTTAAATCAGCTCAAACCCTCTTCAACAAACCAGAGTCAAGGGGGTGGGAGAATGAACAATGCCATGCCCATCTCGAGGTGGAAAGAGAGTTTGACGACGAGGCCACTAGACCCAAGTTTGCCATCTTTGCATCAAAGGGGGATTGGAGGGAGCGATCATTTGCCGCCGTCGGTGTTTGGGCAGGAGATGAAGGGGGAGGACGCGAAGGATGGTACTCAACTTCAGACGGAGTTTGTGAGGATTTATTCCACTCGAGAGTTGGGCGAGAAGCTCAGGGCGCTAAGGCCCGAGAGACGGGACAAGAAAGATTGGTTTTCATTGGAAGAGTTGAGCGAAAGGCTGGTGAAGTTGAGAAagatggaggaggaggagataaACTCGAAACCTGCTGGTGCTACCTGGATGACTTTGAGGAAAAGTCTTCAAGCGATCAGTGAAACTCAGAGTGAACCCAAGA AGCACAACATTGCTATCTTGGGCCAGCTTGCAGGACCTCCACTCTACATGTCATCTCCCCCAAAGGAAGAATTAGTTGAAAAG TATTTCCACCCTGATCACATGTCAGCTGCCGAGAAATTGAAGCTGGAGCTTAAGAAAGTGAGAGACAAATTTAAATTGTCGGAGTCAGATTGTGGTTCTGCTCGTGTTCAAG TGGCACAACTCACAACAAAGATTAAGCACCTATCTACAGTTCTGCACAAGAAG GACAAGCATTCTCGAAAAGGTCTTGAAGAAATGGTTCAAAGGAGGAAGAAATTATTGAAGTATTTGAGGAGGACTGACTGGGATTCTTACTGCTTCGTTCTCTCAAAACTTGGTCTTCGTGATAGTCAGGACGATTATGCCAAGAAAAAGAACTATCCGTCCAAAAAGGACCATTCTGGTAAAAAAAAGGCACTTAAAAATTAG
- the LOC140005030 gene encoding uncharacterized protein, giving the protein MSRYAYGCSSEPEPTTMNINNPYLNPSAPYVPKLQLFETTDEKLLPQICAQYNGHAGPLLSFSPFSSSIFVEPQSQTRLSNEISWPSPSVADDWDVKPDNKPPVLEGIAAVVGEHVLYGNSNINKYPACNGSSDGSEKLFRPGVEKGRLGGGVGGVQKNYRGVRKRPWGRWSAEIRDRIGRCRHWLGTFDTAEEAARAYDAAARKLRGSKARTNFQIPPVLPLPSPTSSSSSSEVKKTWANHARRKMNKSQKCAVVTSVAHLFSCNPANEAKGSANLELDLKLGDSFSNKTRASSMILMASTKSSSRRWYKFFVVCTAQDEIYAGTLPGNMELLEPCISVAVNCPGPTSHPGISCSFPSGHGIK; this is encoded by the exons ATGTCGAGATACGCTTATGGCTGCTCATCAGAACCTGAGCCTACAACAATGAACATAAACAATCCCTACCTCAATCCAAGCGCCCCTTACGTTCCTAAACTGCAACTGTTTGAAACAACTGATGAAAAACTGCTTCCTCAAATCTGTGCTCAATATAATGGCCATGCGGGACCTTTGCTCTCATTTTCTCCATTTTCAAGCTCAATTTTTGTTGAACCACAAAGCCAAACTCGACTCTCAAATGAGATATCTTGGCCTTCTCCTTCAGTTGCGGATGATTGGGATGTTAAACCTGATAACAAACCGCCAGTTCTTGAAGGAATTGCAGCGGTTGTTGGAGAGCATGTTCTTTATGGGAATAGCAACATTAACAAATACCCTGCATGCAATGGAAGCTCTGACGGATCAGAGAAGTTGTTCAGGCCTGGGGTTGAGAAGGGAAGACTTGGAGGAGGAGTTGGTGGAGTGCAAAAGAACTATAGAGGTGTAAGGAAGAGGCCCTGGGGAAGGTGGTCAGCTGAGATACGTGACCGTATAGGGCGGTGCCGCCACTGGCTGGGAACCTTTGATACTGCTGAGGAGGCTGCTCGTGCCTATGATGCTGCTGCTAGGAAGCTGAGAGGTTCAAAAGCTAGGACCAATTTTCAAATTCCACCTGTTTTACCTTTGCCCTCACCAACCTCCTCGTCTTCATCTTCTGAAGTCAAGAAAACATGGGCAAATCATGCTAGGCGGAAGATGAACAAGAGTCAGAAGTGTGCTGTTGTGACTTCCGTTGCTCATCTTTTCAGCTGTAATCCGGCTAATGAAGCTAAAGGGAGTGCGAACTTGGAGCTGGACTTGAAATTGGGTGacagttttagtaacaaaactAGGGCTTCTTCCATG ATTCTGATGGCTTCTACTAAGTCTAGTTCTCGTAGATGGTACAAGTTTTTTGTTGTGTGTACTGCGCAGGATGAAATCTACGCG GGAACTCTACCTGGGAATATGGAGCTCCTCGAACCATGTATTAGTGTAGCGGTTAACTGCCCGGGGCCGACTTCTCACCCCGGCATTTCATGCAGCTTCCCGTCCGGTCATGGTATAAAATGA
- the LOC140005141 gene encoding uncharacterized protein isoform X2, whose amino-acid sequence MSDEEWVKVATVDDTAVAELLVMLKQVKQPQPSPPPLPAKPALSLEWSVRQRRSKAVVVQAKNQAPRASPTTPLSWSGATSLSGGCVGGGCGSGGCSVDGGPEEESSRPYPLVRPSKRSGISRSKVIGTSENATNKRSRKKKTLAELKEEEDMLQKERRQLKRELATIRLNLEKERARNENFKRIKELLLKHRASGVHCTRDNLLAKDCLCCPP is encoded by the exons ATGAGCGACGAAGAGTGGGTCAAAGTGGCGACGGTGGATGACACGGCGGTTGCTGAGCTGCTGGTTATGCTAAAGCAAGTCAAGCAGCCGCAGCCCTCCCCGCCGCCCTTGCCAGCAAAGCCGGCTTTATCGCTCGAGTGGAGCGTCCGGCAGAGGCGCTCTAAAGCTGTGGTAGTTCAGGCGAAGAACCAGGCTCCCAGGGCTAGTCCTACCACGCCTCTCTCATGGAGCGGCGCCACCTCTCTCAGTGGTGGCTGTGTGGGCGGTGGATGCGGAAGTGGCGGCTGCTCCGTCGATGGCGGTCCCGAGGAGGAGTCCAGCCGTCCTTATCCGTTAGTTCGCCCCTCTAAACGCTCCGGCATCTCAAGATCTAAG GTTATAGGAACGAGTGAAAATGCCACCAACAAGAGgtcaagaaagaagaag aCTTTAGCAGAGCTCAAAGAGGAGGAAGACATGTTGCAAAAGGAAAGAAGGCAGTTGAAGAGG GAATTGGCAACTATACGTCTCAATTTGGAGAAGGAGAGAGCTAGAAATGAAAACTTCAAGAGAATAAAG GAATTGCTTCTCAAGCATCGTGCCTCTGGAGTACACTGTACTAGGGATAATCTACTTGCAAAAGACTGTTTATGTTGTCCTCCATAA